One Mobula birostris isolate sMobBir1 chromosome 4, sMobBir1.hap1, whole genome shotgun sequence DNA window includes the following coding sequences:
- the LOC140195957 gene encoding C-C motif chemokine 20-like, which yields MRALRHLSVAALFSFLILNMVVDSTSAMADCCLRYSQSRLPFRLISGFVMQQSNEMCDIDAVIFYTIGGRAICANPEERWVKRTLHFLSKKLEELSIVG from the exons ATGAGAGCTCTCAGGCATCTGTCAGTGGCTGCTTTGTTTTCATTCTTGATTCTGAACATGGTCGTTGATTCAACCTCTGCAA TGGCAGACTGCTGTCTCCGCTACTCCCAATCTCGACTACCATTCCGACTGATCTCTGGGTTTGTGATGCAACAATCTAATGAGATGTGTGATATAGATGCAGTCAT ATTCTACACAATTGGAGGACGAGCTATTTGCGCAAATCCGGAAGAAAGATGGGTGAAAAGAACTTTGCACTTTCTCAG CAAAAAGCTAGAAGAATTATCCATTGTTGGATGA